The Paenibacillus tianjinensis genome has a window encoding:
- a CDS encoding stalk domain-containing protein: MKKWTKLLGLALSLATAAGFPAACNGGAAAAADTAAAVSSIADYGPDHLIKKDGSLWVWGDSRSVPTRVPGLAEVKASFGLAGGGGLAVKQDYSVWQWQTNAKTLAMETVQVPEMTGLTDLALVQGTYLAVSGAGAVYQAALPEDDTSRISLSPVGGIEGVTAAGGYFEDNEKGSWKRFLFLKQDGTVWTSTDQLTSFQPVRKLSQINQLENNFALAGDGTVWTWPVESIYNPVAGSDVMNPVPVTGLKDIRILRDNGRSTLAIDNSANLWFRGMTITGSSDGTTFHEQTVPLRFTGIRIVTDAYIMERSIVALTADGKVYTTSIGEETITAEAVFTLLASNITSIKGGGRHIVMQKSDGTLWGWGVNKNAQLGYANYDFNFDQPVPMQKPIAVTLNAEPVNLTNGVITRGGQNFVPLRSLFDKLGAIVAYKENHTTTPTSNGGTASKVEKIVTITRTAVSKPSLSISINTVSGETTVNGTAVTLATPPFIVNGTIYLPLRFISEQLGATVNWLPQQEEIAISMK; the protein is encoded by the coding sequence ATGAAAAAATGGACAAAATTGCTCGGCCTGGCGCTAAGCCTGGCTACAGCAGCCGGCTTTCCTGCAGCCTGCAACGGAGGAGCGGCTGCCGCGGCCGACACTGCAGCTGCTGTTTCCAGTATCGCCGACTACGGGCCGGATCACCTGATCAAAAAGGACGGCAGCCTGTGGGTCTGGGGCGACAGCCGCTCGGTGCCTACACGTGTACCGGGACTTGCTGAGGTTAAAGCTTCCTTCGGCCTGGCCGGGGGCGGAGGGCTTGCAGTTAAGCAGGATTACTCCGTCTGGCAATGGCAGACCAATGCCAAGACTTTAGCAATGGAAACTGTACAAGTACCGGAAATGACTGGCTTGACGGACCTTGCACTGGTGCAGGGTACATACCTGGCTGTAAGCGGGGCCGGTGCGGTCTATCAGGCAGCGTTACCGGAGGACGATACCTCGCGGATCTCCTTATCCCCTGTTGGCGGAATAGAGGGAGTAACTGCCGCCGGGGGGTATTTTGAGGACAATGAAAAGGGCTCCTGGAAAAGATTCCTGTTCCTCAAGCAGGACGGGACGGTCTGGACCTCAACCGATCAGCTTACCTCCTTTCAGCCTGTCCGGAAGCTGAGCCAAATCAACCAGCTGGAGAATAACTTTGCGCTTGCCGGAGACGGCACGGTCTGGACCTGGCCCGTCGAGTCGATTTATAATCCGGTTGCCGGCAGCGATGTAATGAATCCGGTACCTGTAACCGGACTGAAGGATATCCGTATCCTTCGTGATAACGGGCGCAGCACACTTGCCATCGACAATAGCGCTAACCTCTGGTTCCGGGGAATGACCATTACCGGCAGCTCCGACGGCACAACCTTCCATGAGCAGACGGTACCGCTGCGCTTCACCGGAATCAGAATTGTAACGGACGCCTATATTATGGAACGATCTATCGTGGCTTTAACAGCGGACGGCAAGGTATACACAACCTCCATCGGAGAAGAAACGATTACTGCAGAGGCAGTGTTCACTTTGCTGGCCTCCAATATTACCTCCATAAAGGGCGGCGGACGCCACATCGTTATGCAAAAGAGTGACGGCACCCTCTGGGGCTGGGGCGTCAACAAAAACGCTCAGCTCGGCTACGCCAACTATGATTTCAACTTTGACCAGCCGGTGCCTATGCAGAAGCCGATAGCCGTTACGCTGAACGCAGAGCCGGTCAATCTGACGAATGGTGTGATTACCCGCGGCGGCCAGAACTTCGTTCCCTTGCGGTCGCTATTTGATAAACTGGGAGCCATCGTTGCCTATAAAGAGAACCATACGACCACTCCCACCAGTAACGGCGGTACAGCTTCCAAGGTTGAGAAAATAGTAACCATCACCCGAACCGCCGTGAGTAAACCGTCTCTCTCTATCTCCATTAATACTGTAAGCGGGGAGACAACGGTCAACGGTACTGCAGTCACCCTCGCCACACCGCCGTTTATTGTGAACGGTACAATCTATCTCCCGCTGCGCTTTATCAGCGAGCAGCTCGGCGCCACCGTCAACTGGCTGCCGCAACAGGAGGAAATTGCGATTAGTATGAAGTGA
- a CDS encoding deoxynucleoside kinase, whose translation MKHAPFIAVEGPIGAGKTTLATMLAAELELPVIKEIVEENPFLDKFYQNMDDWSFQLEMFFLCNRYKQLEDTVNEYINKDKPVISDYHIYKNLIFGERTLKGSKRDKYREIYHVLTDDLPKPDIILYIRADLDTLMARIAKRGRPFEEEISPAYMQQLIEDYDDAMASLAVREPSTVIVTIDGNKVDFVENQEDFSAIAAQLKELMK comes from the coding sequence ATGAAACATGCACCTTTTATTGCAGTGGAAGGCCCGATCGGGGCCGGAAAAACCACCCTTGCTACCATGCTGGCAGCTGAGCTTGAGCTTCCGGTAATTAAAGAGATTGTTGAAGAGAATCCGTTCCTGGACAAGTTCTATCAGAATATGGATGACTGGAGCTTCCAGCTCGAAATGTTCTTTCTCTGCAACCGTTACAAGCAGCTTGAGGATACCGTGAACGAGTACATCAATAAGGATAAACCGGTTATTTCCGATTATCATATTTATAAAAATCTGATTTTTGGCGAGCGGACGCTCAAAGGATCGAAACGGGACAAATACCGTGAGATTTACCATGTGCTCACCGATGATCTGCCGAAGCCTGATATTATTCTCTATATCCGTGCGGATCTGGATACTCTTATGGCCAGAATCGCCAAACGCGGCCGCCCGTTCGAAGAGGAAATTTCACCTGCGTATATGCAGCAATTAATAGAAGATTATGATGATGCTATGGCCTCACTCGCTGTCCGCGAACCGTCGACCGTCATTGTAACGATTGATGGGAACAAGGTTGATTTTGTAGAGAATCAGGAAGATTTCAGCGCTATCGCCGCACAACTAAAGGAGCTTATGAAATGA
- a CDS encoding deoxynucleoside kinase yields MNTYNIPDNAIITVAGTVGVGKSTLTAALAKRLNFQTSLEQVDHNPYLEKFYHDFERWSFHLQIYFLAERFKEQKKMFELGGGFVQDRSIYEDTGIFAKMHADQGTMSKTDYETYTSLYEAMVMTPYFPHPDVLIYIEGSLPSILTRINERGREMEIQTDVSYWEHMHGRYSQWINEFSACPVLRLNIDDYDVNDADSMSAILAQVGKAINRSEVAK; encoded by the coding sequence ATGAACACATACAACATCCCGGACAACGCCATTATTACTGTAGCCGGAACAGTGGGTGTCGGCAAATCAACGCTGACTGCAGCCCTCGCGAAGCGTCTGAATTTCCAGACGTCGCTGGAGCAGGTCGACCACAATCCATACCTGGAGAAGTTCTACCATGATTTCGAAAGATGGAGCTTCCATCTGCAGATTTATTTCCTGGCGGAACGCTTCAAGGAGCAGAAGAAGATGTTCGAGCTGGGCGGCGGCTTCGTGCAGGACCGTTCGATCTATGAGGATACCGGGATTTTTGCCAAAATGCATGCCGATCAAGGCACCATGTCGAAGACCGACTATGAAACCTACACCAGTCTATATGAGGCAATGGTGATGACACCGTATTTCCCGCATCCCGATGTGCTGATCTATATCGAAGGCAGCCTGCCGTCGATCCTCACCCGGATCAATGAACGCGGACGCGAAATGGAAATCCAGACCGATGTCTCCTACTGGGAGCATATGCACGGCCGTTATTCCCAGTGGATAAATGAGTTCAGCGCCTGCCCGGTGCTGCGGCTGAACATTGATGACTACGATGTGAATGATGCGGATTCGATGTCTGCGATTCTGGCGCAGGTGGGTAAGGCGATTAACCGGAGCGAGGTGGCGAAGTAA